One Rhododendron vialii isolate Sample 1 chromosome 2a, ASM3025357v1 genomic region harbors:
- the LOC131315866 gene encoding ferritin-like catalase Nec2: MYFISYPSLSHTHTNTAIMGVLLASTFSLIRLIIWMSIMSNCISISSSNPICESPYPPHAIPVYEEDVDTLQFAVNLEFLEAEYFLWAALGYGLDYFAPQLVLGGPPPIGAQEAKLDSLTRNIITEFAYQEVGHLRALEKTVGLFPRPLLDVSPKNFAKLFDEAFGYELDPPFDPYRDSLNYMLSCYVIPYMGLVGYVGANPLINGYQTKRLLAGLLGVESGQDAVIRMYLYERAEELVHPYNHTVAEFTIRISELRNKLAMCGIKDKGIIVPPQLGAENRTETNVLSANFYSISYERTPGEILRVVYNTGSEHLPGGFYPLGGNGRIAKEFLKMPH; the protein is encoded by the exons ATGTATTTCATCTcatacccctctctctctcacacacacacaaacacagcaATAATGGGGGTTCTCTTAGCCTCCACTTTCTCCTTGATTAGGTTAATAATATGGATGTCAATCATGAGCAACTGCATCTCCATCTCTTCATCCAACCCTATTTGCGAGTCACCATATCCACCCCACGCAATCCCGGTATATGAAGAAGACGTGGATACATTGCAATTTGCAGTGAACCTTGAGTTTTTGGAAGCTGAATACTTCTTGTGGGCAGCACTTGGGTATGGACTCGACTACTTTGCGCCGCAGTTAGTTCTGGGCGGCCCCCCACCCATTGGCGCCCAAGAAGCCAAACTTGATTCCCTTACGAGGAATATCATCACGGAATTTGCGTATCAAGAAGTCGGTCATCTCAG ggcccttgaaaaaacaGTAGGTTTGTTTCCAAGGCCTCTATTGGATGTAAGCCCGAAAAACTTTGCAAAACTGTTTGATGAAGCATTCGGGTATGAACTCGATCCTCCATTCGACCCGTATCGTGATAGCCTCAATTACATGTTGAGTTGCTACGTGATTCCATACATGGGACTTGTTGGTTACGTTGGAGCAAATCCTCTTATCAACGGCTACCAGACTAAGCGG CTCTTGGCAGGACTCTTGGGAGTTGAATCCGGCCAAGACGCGGTTATACGAATGTACCTCTACGAGCGAGCTGAAGAACTTGTGCATCCATATAACCACACGGTGGCCGAGTTTACCATCCGCATTTCAGAGCTCAGAAATAAGTTAGCGATGTGCGGCATCAAGGATAAAGGCATCATAGTCCCACCTCAGCTAGGAGCGGAAAATCGTACAGAGACCAACGTGTTATCAGCGAATTTCTACTCCATCTCTTATGAGAGAACTCCGGGGGAGATTCTGAGGGTCGTGTATAACACTGGCAGTGAGCATTTGCCCGGTGGGTTCTACCCTCTCGGAGGAAATGGAAGAATAGCCAAAGAATTCCTGAAAATGCCTCATTGA